One Microlunatus soli genomic window carries:
- a CDS encoding MFS transporter, with product MSSAQSVPAADGPKPKDAPPGVLRKAIAGSAIGNATEWFDYGVYGATTIYITKHLFPDDSSTIWVLLGFAISFLIRPLGGFVWGPLGDRLGRRAVLAMTIILMGLATALIGLIPNYSVIGIGAPALLFLLRMIQGFSTGGEYGGAATFMAEYSPDRKRGFCGSFLEFGTLAGLTLGPLLVLFFQVVLPESAMQAWGWRIPFLIALPLAGVGLYLRSKLEDTPVFRELEDKGEKNDKATTALKDLITAHWRPILTLMALVVALNVVNYTLLQYMPTYLQETLKVDPNKALSIVSVGQVLMMIVIPFSGALSDRVGRKPMWLVSLIGLFVLAVPMYLLMTVNFGLAILAFAILGLLYIPQLSTISATFPAMFPTQVRYAGFAVGYNVSTSLFGGTSPVINEAIIGATGFNLTPAIWMMGACLIGFLGWLSMKETAGASIRGTKVPEAARTATGKFIRPAGA from the coding sequence ATGAGCAGCGCACAATCCGTCCCCGCAGCGGACGGACCCAAGCCGAAGGACGCGCCCCCAGGCGTGCTCCGCAAGGCGATCGCCGGCTCCGCAATCGGCAACGCGACGGAATGGTTCGACTACGGCGTTTACGGCGCAACGACGATCTACATCACCAAGCATCTCTTCCCTGACGACTCGAGCACCATCTGGGTGCTGCTCGGCTTCGCCATCTCATTCCTGATCCGTCCGCTCGGCGGCTTCGTCTGGGGTCCTCTCGGCGACCGGCTGGGCCGCCGCGCGGTACTGGCGATGACGATCATCCTGATGGGCCTGGCCACCGCGCTGATCGGGCTGATCCCGAACTACTCGGTGATCGGCATCGGCGCCCCGGCGCTGCTGTTCCTGCTCCGGATGATCCAGGGCTTCTCCACCGGCGGCGAGTACGGCGGGGCGGCAACCTTCATGGCCGAATACTCCCCGGACCGTAAGCGTGGTTTCTGCGGCAGCTTCCTGGAGTTCGGCACCCTGGCCGGCCTGACCCTCGGGCCGCTGCTGGTGCTGTTCTTCCAGGTCGTCCTGCCGGAATCGGCGATGCAGGCCTGGGGTTGGCGAATCCCGTTCCTGATCGCACTGCCGCTGGCGGGCGTCGGGCTCTACCTGCGGTCCAAGCTCGAGGACACCCCGGTCTTCCGTGAACTGGAGGACAAGGGCGAGAAGAACGACAAGGCGACCACGGCCCTGAAGGACCTGATCACCGCTCACTGGCGTCCGATCCTGACGCTGATGGCGCTGGTCGTCGCCCTCAACGTGGTCAACTACACCCTCCTGCAGTACATGCCCACCTACCTGCAGGAGACCCTCAAGGTCGACCCGAACAAGGCCCTCAGCATCGTCAGCGTGGGTCAGGTCCTGATGATGATCGTGATCCCGTTCAGCGGGGCGCTGTCGGACCGGGTCGGACGCAAACCGATGTGGCTGGTATCACTGATCGGCCTCTTCGTACTGGCCGTCCCGATGTATCTGTTGATGACGGTCAACTTCGGGCTCGCGATCCTCGCGTTCGCCATCCTCGGACTGCTGTACATCCCGCAGTTGAGCACGATCTCGGCGACCTTCCCGGCGATGTTCCCGACCCAGGTCCGCTATGCCGGGTTCGCGGTCGGCTACAACGTCTCCACCTCGTTGTTCGGCGGCACGTCGCCGGTCATCAACGAGGCCATCATCGGCGCGACCGGCTTCAACCTGACGCCGGCGATCTGGATGATGGGCGCGTGC
- the recA gene encoding recombinase RecA, producing the protein MAVADREKALDTALAQIDKQYGKGSIMRLGDETRAPIAFIPTGSVALDLALGIGGLPRGRVVEIYGPESSGKTTVALHAVANAQAAGGICAFIDAEHALDPVYAEKLGVDTDALLVSQPDNGEQALEIADMLVRSGALDLVVVDSVAALTPRAEIEGEMGDSHVGLQARLMSQALRKMTGALSASGTTAIFINQLREKIGVMFGSPETTTGGKALKFYASVRLDIRRIETLKDGQDMVGNRTRVKVVKNKVAPPFKQAEFDILYGHGISREGSLIDMGVETGIVRKAGAWFTYEADQLGQGKENARNYLRNNPEVATELENKIKEKLGIGPAGDVPEGVDPVTGEVEF; encoded by the coding sequence ATGGCCGTAGCAGATCGGGAGAAGGCGCTGGACACGGCGCTCGCACAGATCGACAAGCAGTATGGCAAGGGCTCCATCATGCGGCTCGGGGACGAGACGCGGGCGCCGATCGCTTTCATCCCGACCGGTTCGGTCGCCCTCGACCTGGCCCTGGGCATCGGCGGTCTGCCGCGCGGTCGAGTGGTCGAGATCTACGGCCCGGAGTCCAGCGGTAAGACCACCGTCGCGCTGCATGCCGTCGCCAATGCACAGGCTGCCGGCGGCATCTGCGCCTTCATCGACGCCGAGCACGCGCTCGACCCGGTGTATGCGGAGAAGCTCGGCGTCGACACCGACGCGCTGCTGGTCAGCCAGCCGGACAACGGCGAGCAGGCACTGGAGATCGCCGACATGCTGGTCCGGTCCGGTGCGCTGGACCTGGTCGTCGTCGACTCGGTCGCCGCGCTCACCCCGCGGGCCGAGATCGAGGGTGAGATGGGGGACAGCCACGTCGGTCTGCAGGCCCGGCTGATGTCGCAGGCGCTGCGCAAGATGACCGGCGCGTTGAGCGCCTCCGGCACCACGGCGATCTTCATCAACCAGCTGCGCGAGAAGATCGGCGTGATGTTCGGATCCCCGGAGACCACCACCGGCGGCAAGGCACTGAAGTTCTACGCGTCGGTCCGGCTCGACATCCGGCGGATCGAGACGCTGAAGGACGGCCAGGACATGGTCGGCAACCGGACCCGGGTCAAGGTCGTCAAGAACAAGGTGGCTCCGCCGTTCAAGCAGGCCGAGTTCGACATCCTGTACGGGCACGGCATCAGCCGCGAAGGCAGCCTGATCGACATGGGTGTCGAGACCGGCATCGTGCGCAAGGCCGGTGCCTGGTTCACCTACGAGGCCGACCAGCTCGGGCAGGGCAAGGAAAATGCCCGCAACTATCTGCGCAACAACCCCGAGGTGGCCACCGAGCTGGAGAACAAGATCAAGGAGAAGCTCGGCATCGGACCGGCCGGCGATGTGCCCGAAGGAGTCGATCCGGTCACCGGTGAGGTCGAGTTCTGA
- a CDS encoding regulatory protein RecX, which yields MTDLERRRQIAQEALRQAEQLARRPKASRSDRPTGPSQSAAEPDERDSRGRRAAVRRRAPSSTAPGAERDLGSDAEPESAAREIVLRKLTAQARSRSELAKALAQKDVPDDAASAVLDRMEDVGLVDDAAFAETWVRNRQERRYLSKRALRQELMRKGVQRDDIDNALAQVEPDDEYEAATALAQKKARAMSGLDREVKYRRLAGALGRRGFGPGITSRVLAEVLDGD from the coding sequence ATGACCGATCTCGAACGGCGACGACAGATCGCCCAGGAGGCGCTTCGGCAGGCCGAGCAGTTGGCCCGGCGGCCGAAGGCCTCCCGGAGTGATCGTCCGACCGGCCCATCCCAGTCCGCGGCCGAGCCGGATGAGCGTGACAGCCGGGGGCGGCGTGCAGCGGTGCGGCGGCGCGCGCCAAGCTCGACCGCGCCCGGGGCCGAGCGCGATCTCGGTTCGGACGCGGAGCCGGAGTCGGCAGCGCGGGAGATCGTGCTGCGCAAGCTCACCGCGCAGGCGCGATCGCGCAGCGAGCTGGCCAAGGCGCTGGCTCAGAAGGACGTGCCCGACGACGCCGCCTCGGCGGTGTTGGATCGGATGGAGGACGTCGGCCTCGTCGATGATGCGGCGTTTGCCGAGACGTGGGTGCGCAACCGTCAGGAGCGGCGGTACCTGTCCAAGCGGGCCCTGCGGCAGGAACTGATGCGCAAGGGCGTCCAGCGCGACGACATCGACAATGCGCTCGCCCAGGTCGAGCCCGACGATGAGTACGAGGCGGCGACGGCGCTGGCGCAGAAGAAGGCGCGGGCGATGTCCGGGCTGGACCGCGAGGTGAAGTACCGGCGCCTGGCCGGCGCGTTGGGCCGCCGAGGGTTCGGCCCGGGCATCACCTCGCGCGTGCTGGCCGAAGTGCTGGACGGCGATTGA